One window from the genome of Haloprofundus halobius encodes:
- the tpiA gene encoding triose-phosphate isomerase, with product MFILVNLKAYPCDPVEVASAARDVADDSGVRIAVSPQAAHLTRVAETDVETWAQHVSPVGYGSHTGSTLAEAAAEAGATGTLLNHSENRLKLADIDASMQAAERASLDTIVCANNPEQSGAVAALGPDAVAVEPPELIGGDVSVSSADPDIVRDAVDAVNAVDDDVDLFCGAGVSTGDDVTAAAELGAEGILLASGVAKAADPRAALEDLVSEL from the coding sequence ATGTTCATCCTGGTGAACCTGAAGGCGTACCCGTGCGACCCCGTCGAAGTAGCGTCGGCCGCCCGTGACGTCGCCGACGACTCCGGCGTCCGAATCGCCGTTTCCCCGCAGGCGGCACATCTCACGCGCGTCGCCGAAACCGACGTCGAGACGTGGGCCCAACACGTCAGCCCCGTCGGGTACGGCAGCCACACCGGTAGCACGCTCGCGGAGGCGGCCGCCGAGGCCGGCGCGACCGGGACGCTGCTCAACCACTCGGAGAACCGCCTCAAACTCGCCGACATCGACGCGTCGATGCAGGCGGCCGAGCGCGCGAGCCTCGACACGATCGTCTGTGCGAACAACCCCGAGCAGTCCGGCGCAGTCGCGGCGCTCGGCCCCGACGCTGTCGCCGTCGAACCGCCGGAACTCATCGGCGGCGACGTGTCCGTCAGCAGCGCCGACCCCGACATCGTTCGCGACGCCGTCGACGCGGTGAACGCCGTCGACGACGACGTCGACCTGTTCTGCGGCGCGGGCGTCTCGACGGGCGACGACGTGACTGCCGCCGCCGAGTTGGGCGCGGAAGGGATTCTCCTCGCCAGCGGCGTCGCGAAAGCGGCCGACCCGCGGGCGGCGCTCGAAGACCTCGTTTCCGAACTGTAA
- a CDS encoding multiprotein bridging factor aMBF1, producing the protein MPQCEMCGAEQASLTTTKVEGAELQLCENCKGFGTEVRTESTSSASTKYSTSSSGNSGSSSSSSSSSSSGGSRRRRDMFDDMDEIAGDYDDRIRQARESSGLSQEDLAKKLNEKASLIRKLERGDILPSDGVQKKLERELDIALTEGSDVDDTDWSGGDTTTTTLGDVVKRKD; encoded by the coding sequence ATGCCACAGTGCGAGATGTGCGGTGCCGAACAGGCATCGCTCACAACCACGAAAGTCGAAGGTGCCGAACTCCAGCTCTGTGAGAACTGCAAGGGGTTCGGGACCGAGGTCCGCACTGAATCGACGAGTTCCGCCTCCACGAAGTACTCCACTTCGTCGAGCGGCAATTCGGGCTCTTCGTCCTCCTCGTCTTCGTCCTCCTCGTCCGGCGGGTCGCGCCGTCGCCGCGACATGTTCGACGACATGGACGAGATTGCCGGCGACTACGACGACCGAATCCGGCAGGCCCGCGAGTCCAGCGGACTCAGTCAGGAGGACCTCGCGAAGAAACTCAACGAGAAAGCGAGCCTCATCCGCAAACTCGAACGGGGGGACATCCTCCCCAGCGACGGCGTGCAGAAGAAACTGGAGCGCGAACTCGACATCGCACTTACCGAGGGGAGCGACGTCGACGACACCGACTGGTCCGGCGGCGACACCACCACGACAACGCTCGGCGACGTGGTCAAGCGGAAGGACTGA
- a CDS encoding CDP-alcohol phosphatidyltransferase family protein, producing the protein MTLDQLRPVADRMLDPLVSGANRLGLTPDGVSVIAFGFAVAAGGAFWVASADATLWYALGAFFVFVNGWLDLLDGALAREQGVASSGGDLLDHVLDRYADIAVLVGLAAGIGRYGLGLAAVTGVLMTSYLGTQIQAVGLGRQYGGLLGRADRLALVGIVGVVAAVVPGPLVAGLSLVGLLLVLFAVVGHLTALQRFWGAWSDLD; encoded by the coding sequence ATGACGCTGGACCAACTGCGACCCGTCGCCGATCGGATGCTCGACCCGCTCGTCTCGGGGGCCAACAGGCTCGGTCTGACGCCCGACGGCGTGAGCGTCATCGCCTTCGGGTTCGCCGTCGCCGCCGGCGGCGCGTTCTGGGTCGCGTCCGCCGACGCGACGCTGTGGTACGCCCTCGGCGCGTTCTTCGTCTTCGTCAACGGCTGGCTCGACCTCTTGGACGGCGCCCTCGCCCGCGAGCAGGGCGTCGCCTCCTCGGGCGGCGACCTGCTGGACCACGTGCTCGACCGCTACGCCGACATCGCCGTTTTGGTCGGTCTGGCGGCGGGAATCGGCCGCTACGGCCTCGGTCTCGCCGCCGTGACCGGTGTGTTGATGACCTCCTACCTCGGCACGCAGATTCAGGCGGTCGGATTGGGTCGGCAGTACGGCGGACTGTTGGGCCGGGCGGACCGACTGGCGCTCGTCGGTATCGTCGGCGTCGTCGCCGCCGTCGTCCCCGGACCGCTGGTCGCCGGCCTCTCGCTGGTCGGTCTGTTGCTCGTTCTGTTCGCCGTCGTCGGCCACCTCACGGCGCTCCAGCGCTTCTGGGGCGCGTGGTCGGACCTCGACTGA
- a CDS encoding adenylate kinase family protein, whose amino-acid sequence MRVVVTGTPGTGKTSATALLEDEFSVAHLNDEVRDREFWTERDEERDSLVVDVERLETWVDEEYGAAGDSEDGTDDVTIVESHLAHLLPADRVVVLRCRPDVLESRLLDRGENDEKASENRESEALDVILAEAVEEHGVEAVYEVETTEQSPEAVADAVRAVVEGDREPSAGTVDYLEYL is encoded by the coding sequence GTGAGAGTCGTCGTCACCGGCACGCCCGGGACGGGGAAGACGAGCGCGACGGCGCTCCTGGAAGACGAGTTCTCCGTCGCCCACCTCAACGACGAGGTCCGTGACCGGGAGTTCTGGACCGAGCGCGACGAGGAGCGCGACTCGCTCGTCGTCGACGTCGAGAGGTTGGAAACGTGGGTCGACGAGGAGTACGGTGCGGCGGGCGATTCGGAAGACGGCACAGACGACGTGACCATCGTCGAATCACACCTCGCACACCTCCTGCCTGCCGACCGCGTCGTCGTCCTCCGCTGTCGTCCCGACGTGCTCGAATCCCGCCTGCTCGATAGAGGCGAGAACGACGAGAAAGCGAGCGAGAACCGAGAGAGCGAAGCGCTCGACGTGATTCTCGCCGAAGCGGTCGAGGAGCACGGCGTCGAGGCCGTGTACGAAGTCGAGACGACGGAGCAGTCGCCCGAAGCCGTCGCCGACGCGGTTCGCGCCGTCGTCGAAGGCGACCGGGAGCCCTCCGCGGGGACGGTCGACTACCTGGAGTATCTATGA
- the hisC gene encoding histidinol-phosphate transaminase: MEPRDLSANSPYVPGRGIEEVARELGLDPDDLVKLSSNENPHGPSPDAVAAVESAAPDLDVYPTTSHADLTERLASKWDVAPEQVWVSPGADGAIDYLHRAMLDPGDEILVPEPGFAYYSMSARYVHGGSSSYGLSKDDDFAQSADGLLDAYDGERVVYLTSPHNPTGSEFPREELVSLLDAVEDHTLVVVDEAYGEYAEQPSAVGLLDGRDGPDNLAVLRTFSKAYGLAGLRIGYGVVPEAWADAYARVNTPFAANELACRAALAALDDDGHVEKSVESARWAREYLYENLDAPTWESAGNFVLAEVGDASAVADACQREGVIVRDCSSFGLPACIRISCGSEEQTKRAVETLNRVLAEATA; the protein is encoded by the coding sequence ATGGAACCACGGGACCTCTCTGCGAACTCACCGTACGTCCCCGGCCGGGGAATCGAGGAGGTCGCCCGCGAACTCGGTCTCGACCCCGACGACCTCGTGAAACTCTCCTCGAACGAGAACCCCCACGGGCCGAGTCCGGACGCGGTCGCGGCGGTCGAATCCGCGGCACCGGACCTCGACGTCTACCCGACCACCTCGCACGCCGACCTCACCGAGAGACTGGCGTCGAAGTGGGACGTCGCGCCCGAGCAGGTGTGGGTCAGCCCCGGCGCGGACGGCGCGATCGACTACCTCCACCGCGCGATGCTCGACCCCGGCGACGAGATTCTCGTCCCCGAACCCGGCTTCGCGTACTACTCGATGAGCGCGCGGTACGTCCACGGCGGTTCGTCCTCCTACGGCCTCTCGAAGGACGACGACTTCGCGCAGAGTGCCGACGGACTTCTCGACGCCTACGACGGCGAGCGCGTCGTCTATCTCACCTCGCCGCACAACCCGACTGGCTCGGAGTTCCCGCGCGAGGAACTCGTCTCGCTTCTCGACGCCGTCGAGGACCACACCCTCGTCGTCGTCGACGAGGCATACGGCGAGTACGCCGAGCAACCCAGCGCCGTCGGGTTGCTCGACGGTCGAGACGGACCCGACAACCTCGCGGTCCTGCGCACGTTCTCGAAGGCGTACGGCCTCGCCGGCCTCCGCATCGGGTACGGCGTCGTCCCCGAGGCGTGGGCCGACGCGTACGCCCGAGTCAACACCCCGTTCGCGGCGAACGAACTCGCCTGCCGCGCGGCGCTCGCCGCCCTTGACGACGACGGACACGTCGAGAAGAGCGTCGAGAGCGCACGCTGGGCGCGCGAGTACCTCTACGAGAACCTCGACGCGCCGACGTGGGAGAGCGCAGGCAACTTCGTGCTCGCGGAAGTCGGAGACGCCAGCGCCGTCGCCGACGCCTGCCAGCGCGAGGGCGTCATCGTCCGCGACTGTTCGAGTTTCGGTCTCCCCGCCTGTATCCGTATCTCCTGCGGCAGCGAGGAGCAGACGAAGCGAGCGGTGGAGACGCTCAACCGCGTGCTCGCGGAGGCAACGGCGTGA
- a CDS encoding fumarylacetoacetate hydrolase family protein yields MYHVRFRDPAGAVRTGEWHEDAITFAGETYDHHDVDILPPSEPSKIVCIGRNYADHAAEHGADVPDRPMLFLKGPNTLAGHGDTVTLPAGKERLDWEAEIGVVIGEQCRNVAAKDAMDVVAGFTCFNDISNRDDQRAEQNWVRGKAFDGSAPMGPVLADPEHVPDDARVTLRVNGETKQDGSRDQMVFDIPTLIEEITTYLTLEPGDVIATGTPEGVGPLSDGDRVEVEIEGVGTLEHDVRIP; encoded by the coding sequence ATGTACCACGTCCGATTTCGCGACCCAGCGGGAGCAGTCCGAACTGGCGAGTGGCACGAAGACGCGATAACGTTCGCCGGCGAGACGTACGACCACCACGATGTCGATATTCTGCCGCCGTCCGAGCCGTCGAAAATCGTCTGCATCGGGCGGAACTACGCCGACCACGCGGCCGAACACGGTGCAGACGTTCCCGACCGGCCGATGCTCTTCTTGAAGGGCCCCAACACGCTCGCTGGCCACGGCGACACCGTGACGCTTCCGGCGGGCAAAGAGCGTCTCGACTGGGAAGCCGAAATCGGCGTCGTCATCGGCGAGCAGTGCCGGAACGTCGCCGCCAAAGACGCGATGGACGTCGTCGCCGGGTTCACCTGCTTCAACGACATCTCGAACCGCGATGACCAGAGAGCGGAGCAAAACTGGGTGCGCGGCAAGGCGTTCGACGGCAGTGCACCGATGGGACCGGTGCTCGCCGACCCCGAACACGTTCCCGACGACGCCCGCGTGACGCTACGCGTAAACGGCGAGACGAAACAAGACGGCAGCCGAGACCAGATGGTGTTCGATATCCCGACGCTCATCGAGGAGATAACGACGTACCTGACGCTCGAACCGGGCGACGTCATCGCGACTGGCACGCCCGAGGGCGTCGGCCCACTGTCGGACGGCGACCGCGTCGAAGTCGAAATCGAAGGTGTCGGAACGCTCGAACACGACGTTCGGATTCCGTAA
- a CDS encoding M24 family metallopeptidase — translation MTERYANRRSALFEELPESVGTVYVAPSETLRYLSGLSMHQSERPTLLVLSRAEGPAVVLPELETDRVADVLGDDVPFYTYGDATDPTQAAREAFERLADGRELSGDAAVEYRSTRVLEYNLLTDHHDPESIQDLEPAAAALRARKDESERESMRKAARITDHVLQETFEEIEVGWSERDVERAIEKRVIDSDADTYSGGIVTVGERTAFPHANTGHTEIERGDLVMIDFGVRVDGYFSDITRTVAVGDPGEECRQIYEVVREAARAGREAVAEGVQYQELDRAAREVVDDAGYGDYFPHRLGHGLGLEGHEPPYLVDGNEATLDVGNAFTVEPGVYVDGVGGVRVEDDVLLTEDGAEVLTETPRELRIL, via the coding sequence ATGACAGAGCGATACGCTAACCGACGGTCGGCGCTGTTCGAGGAACTCCCCGAGTCGGTCGGGACGGTGTACGTCGCCCCGAGCGAGACGCTTCGCTACCTCTCGGGGCTGTCGATGCACCAGAGCGAGCGCCCGACGCTGCTCGTCCTCTCGCGAGCGGAGGGTCCGGCGGTCGTCCTCCCGGAACTGGAGACCGACCGTGTCGCCGACGTCCTCGGCGACGACGTGCCGTTCTACACCTACGGCGACGCGACGGACCCGACGCAGGCGGCGAGGGAGGCGTTCGAGAGACTCGCAGACGGGAGGGAACTGTCGGGCGACGCCGCCGTCGAGTACCGGTCGACGCGCGTCCTCGAATACAACCTGCTCACCGACCACCACGACCCCGAGTCGATACAGGACCTCGAACCCGCGGCGGCGGCGCTGCGCGCCCGCAAGGACGAATCCGAGCGCGAGTCGATGCGGAAGGCGGCGCGCATCACCGACCACGTCCTGCAGGAGACGTTCGAGGAGATCGAAGTCGGGTGGAGCGAGCGCGATGTCGAACGCGCCATCGAAAAGCGCGTCATCGACAGCGACGCCGACACGTACAGCGGCGGCATCGTCACCGTCGGCGAGCGAACCGCGTTCCCGCACGCGAACACCGGGCACACGGAAATCGAGAGGGGTGACCTCGTGATGATCGATTTCGGTGTCCGGGTCGACGGCTACTTTTCGGACATCACGCGCACCGTCGCCGTCGGCGACCCGGGCGAGGAGTGTCGTCAGATATACGAGGTCGTCCGCGAGGCCGCCCGCGCGGGTCGCGAGGCAGTCGCCGAAGGCGTCCAGTATCAGGAACTCGACCGCGCTGCCCGAGAAGTCGTCGACGACGCCGGCTACGGCGACTACTTCCCGCACCGTCTCGGCCACGGTCTCGGGCTGGAGGGTCACGAACCGCCGTATCTGGTCGACGGTAACGAGGCGACGCTCGACGTCGGCAACGCGTTCACCGTCGAACCGGGCGTCTACGTCGACGGCGTCGGCGGCGTCAGAGTCGAAGACGACGTGTTGTTGACCGAGGACGGGGCGGAAGTGCTGACCGAGACGCCGCGGGAGCTTCGGATTCTGTAA
- a CDS encoding metal-dependent hydrolase, whose product MELTWHGHSCWYVTVGDTDLLIDPFFDNPKTSLEPDDVDDPDYVLLTHGHADHIGHAGEFSDATLVAVPELVSYAQEELGFEDAVGGMGMNIGGTVECGDAYVTMHRADHTNGVNTGYEYDVGMPGGFVISDTKPTQVSDEESTTFYHAGDTGLMTEMREVIGPYLEPDAAALPIGDHFTMGPWQAAIAVDWLDVDYAYPMHYDTFPPIEQDPEEFAREVEATGSDTEVVVPEADEPFTLEEGD is encoded by the coding sequence ATGGAACTCACCTGGCACGGACACTCCTGCTGGTACGTCACCGTCGGCGACACCGACCTGCTCATCGACCCGTTCTTCGACAATCCGAAGACGTCGCTGGAACCCGACGACGTCGACGACCCCGACTACGTGCTGTTGACGCACGGCCACGCCGACCACATCGGCCACGCCGGCGAGTTCTCCGACGCGACGCTCGTCGCGGTGCCGGAACTGGTCTCCTACGCTCAGGAGGAGCTAGGCTTCGAGGACGCCGTCGGCGGCATGGGGATGAACATCGGCGGCACCGTCGAGTGCGGCGACGCCTACGTGACGATGCACCGCGCCGACCACACCAACGGCGTCAACACCGGCTACGAGTACGACGTCGGGATGCCGGGCGGGTTCGTCATCTCCGACACCAAGCCGACGCAGGTGTCCGACGAGGAGTCGACCACCTTCTACCACGCGGGCGACACCGGACTGATGACCGAGATGCGCGAGGTCATCGGTCCGTACCTCGAACCCGACGCCGCGGCGCTGCCCATCGGCGACCACTTCACGATGGGCCCGTGGCAGGCGGCTATCGCCGTCGACTGGCTCGACGTCGACTACGCGTACCCGATGCACTACGACACGTTCCCGCCCATCGAGCAGGACCCCGAGGAGTTCGCCCGCGAGGTGGAGGCGACCGGGTCCGACACCGAGGTCGTGGTCCCCGAAGCGGACGAGCCGTTCACCCTCGAAGAGGGAGACTGA
- a CDS encoding OsmC family protein, translating into MAKEVHTVSEEGYSATSQIREFEVDIDSNGEEAPDTLESLLAAYASCFVPALRVGGSQRGVDDLGRIEIDAIGELNDDDKLESVAFDVRVEPALEDGQGEEILERAFELCKVHDALKESLHAETTIEGGSV; encoded by the coding sequence ATGGCGAAAGAAGTACACACCGTTTCCGAGGAAGGGTACAGCGCGACCAGTCAGATACGGGAGTTCGAGGTGGATATCGACTCGAACGGCGAGGAGGCCCCCGACACGCTCGAGAGCCTGCTGGCGGCGTACGCGTCCTGCTTCGTCCCGGCGCTCCGCGTCGGGGGGAGCCAGCGGGGCGTCGACGACCTCGGCCGCATCGAGATCGACGCGATCGGAGAGCTGAACGACGACGACAAGCTCGAATCGGTCGCCTTCGACGTCCGCGTCGAACCGGCGCTCGAAGACGGCCAGGGCGAGGAGATCCTCGAGCGCGCCTTCGAACTCTGCAAGGTCCACGACGCGCTCAAGGAGAGCCTCCACGCGGAGACGACCATCGAAGGCGGGTCAGTCTAA
- a CDS encoding OsmC family protein has translation MTDIQTTTVSEEGYASTSEVSDFELSIDATSEQGPDPNSVLVADYASCFLPAFRVGGSQRGFDDLGKLQIDAEADLDDDDDLTGIRFDIYVEADLGDEVDEVVSRAEDICHVHAALREELQADIAVNDGAF, from the coding sequence ATGACGGACATCCAGACGACCACGGTCAGCGAAGAGGGCTACGCGAGTACGAGCGAAGTCAGCGACTTCGAACTCTCCATCGACGCGACGAGTGAACAGGGGCCGGACCCGAACTCGGTGCTCGTCGCGGACTACGCGTCGTGTTTCCTGCCCGCGTTCCGCGTCGGCGGGTCCCAGCGCGGCTTCGACGACCTCGGGAAGCTTCAGATCGACGCGGAGGCCGACCTCGACGACGACGACGACCTCACGGGCATTCGCTTCGACATCTACGTCGAAGCCGACCTCGGCGACGAAGTCGACGAAGTCGTCTCGCGCGCAGAGGACATCTGCCACGTCCACGCGGCGCTCCGCGAGGAACTTCAAGCCGACATCGCGGTCAACGACGGCGCGTTCTGA
- a CDS encoding cupin domain-containing protein translates to MRRTAVDDADPIVFDDGTARRKLADLLATTGVALNRYRVPPGSGLPGGLHAHADQEELFLVTAGEATFETLDGEMLVEEEEAIHFAPGEFQSGKNDSDDELVLFAVGAPRESRDIRVPLRCRECGYDDLRLGSVDDEPGLVCPACDATFSPQPCPACGHEEMRVELGDAGRPVTACPGCGAEFEDHI, encoded by the coding sequence ATGAGACGAACCGCCGTCGATGATGCCGATCCGATAGTCTTCGACGACGGTACAGCGCGTCGTAAACTCGCCGACCTACTGGCGACGACCGGCGTCGCACTCAACCGCTACCGCGTCCCGCCCGGAAGCGGACTACCCGGCGGTTTGCACGCACACGCTGACCAGGAGGAGCTGTTCCTCGTTACGGCGGGCGAGGCGACGTTCGAGACCCTGGACGGCGAGATGCTGGTCGAGGAGGAGGAGGCGATTCACTTCGCGCCCGGCGAGTTCCAATCCGGGAAAAACGATTCGGACGACGAACTCGTACTGTTCGCCGTCGGCGCACCCCGTGAGAGCCGCGACATCCGGGTCCCGCTTCGGTGCCGCGAGTGCGGCTACGACGACCTCCGTTTGGGATCCGTCGACGACGAACCCGGACTCGTCTGTCCCGCGTGTGACGCCACGTTTTCGCCGCAGCCGTGTCCCGCGTGCGGCCACGAGGAGATGCGTGTCGAACTGGGCGACGCCGGTCGACCCGTCACCGCGTGTCCCGGTTGCGGAGCCGAGTTCGAAGACCACATCTGA
- a CDS encoding HAD-IIA family hydrolase, translated as MEFRGAILDVDGTVLRGNERIAGATDGLDVLEAAGVDRVFFSNNPAKAPPVYAERFARAGIDVAPDEVLTSGTATTAYLEAEHAADSLFVVGEAGLTEQFRDAGLTVTTDPAAADAVVVSIDRDFHYDDLVAAMVALEDEAVPFLSTDPDMTIPAVDRDVPGSGAMTHAVAGVAGRSPDATLGKPSAHARHLALERLGHDADRCLVVGDRLDTDIALGAAAGLTTVVVKTGITDDRALAESSVDPDYVLDSIADIGRVLADG; from the coding sequence ATGGAGTTTCGCGGGGCGATACTCGACGTCGACGGGACAGTGCTCAGAGGGAACGAACGGATCGCCGGCGCGACCGACGGACTCGACGTGCTCGAAGCGGCGGGCGTCGACCGCGTCTTCTTCTCGAACAACCCGGCGAAAGCGCCGCCGGTGTACGCCGAGCGGTTCGCCCGCGCCGGTATCGATGTCGCTCCCGACGAGGTGCTCACCTCCGGGACGGCGACGACGGCGTACCTCGAGGCCGAACACGCCGCCGACTCGCTTTTCGTCGTCGGCGAGGCGGGACTCACAGAGCAGTTCCGGGACGCGGGACTGACCGTGACGACCGACCCCGCGGCGGCCGACGCCGTCGTCGTCTCCATCGACCGCGACTTTCACTACGACGACCTCGTGGCGGCGATGGTCGCGCTCGAAGACGAGGCGGTTCCCTTCCTGAGCACCGACCCCGACATGACGATTCCCGCGGTCGACCGCGACGTGCCGGGGTCGGGGGCGATGACCCACGCCGTCGCGGGCGTCGCCGGCCGCTCGCCCGACGCGACGCTCGGCAAGCCCTCGGCGCACGCCCGTCACTTGGCCCTCGAACGTCTCGGCCACGACGCCGACCGCTGTCTGGTCGTCGGCGACAGACTCGACACCGACATCGCACTCGGCGCGGCGGCGGGGCTGACGACGGTGGTCGTCAAGACGGGCATCACCGACGACCGCGCGCTCGCCGAGTCGTCGGTCGACCCCGACTACGTGCTCGACTCCATCGCGGATATCGGGCGGGTGTTGGCGGACGGGTAG
- a CDS encoding GTP cyclohydrolase III produces the protein MTNTQLTLIQIDNYGPWTVTPEPRREMDLQTLQSRLFADLAQFVGSRDGYVFFTRFDNMVAVTNGLDRTDHELLQESIRNRYPVSLSLGVGVDQKPIDALERATEEIQLAGSAQDGDRREVLGGEFHAPTGRDDLHIAHFDVNDATGKYTDRLNEFDSFIHIEQGYASLMRHMREAHGALSFFVGGDNIISVCPELSENEYRSAIDHVESAVGVELKVGVGTGESAHVAGFAAKHALEACRHRGTVVEFEAAPACVGDD, from the coding sequence GTGACGAACACGCAGTTGACGCTCATCCAGATAGACAACTACGGACCCTGGACGGTCACGCCCGAACCGCGACGGGAGATGGACCTCCAGACGCTGCAATCTCGCCTCTTTGCCGACCTCGCGCAGTTCGTCGGGAGCCGCGACGGCTACGTCTTCTTCACCCGCTTCGACAACATGGTCGCGGTGACCAACGGTCTCGACCGGACGGACCACGAACTCCTCCAGGAGTCGATCCGCAACCGCTACCCCGTCTCGCTGAGCCTCGGCGTCGGCGTCGACCAGAAACCCATCGACGCGCTCGAACGGGCGACGGAGGAGATCCAACTCGCCGGCAGCGCCCAGGACGGCGACCGCCGCGAAGTGCTCGGCGGCGAGTTTCACGCCCCGACCGGGAGGGACGACCTCCACATCGCTCACTTCGACGTGAACGACGCGACGGGCAAGTACACCGACCGACTCAACGAGTTTGACTCGTTCATCCACATCGAGCAGGGGTACGCCAGCCTGATGCGCCACATGCGCGAGGCGCACGGCGCGCTCTCCTTTTTCGTCGGCGGCGACAACATCATCTCCGTCTGCCCCGAACTCTCCGAGAACGAGTACCGAAGCGCCATCGACCACGTCGAGTCGGCGGTCGGCGTCGAGCTGAAAGTCGGCGTCGGCACCGGCGAGAGCGCCCACGTCGCCGGCTTCGCGGCCAAACACGCCCTCGAAGCGTGTCGCCACCGCGGCACGGTCGTCGAGTTCGAGGCCGCGCCGGCGTGCGTCGGCGACGACTGA
- a CDS encoding zinc-dependent alcohol dehydrogenase, whose amino-acid sequence MPTRTVTFTAPREVRVTESPVPTPEADELLVETEYSGVSPGTELLIYRGEAPKSLDADETIGALGGSLDYPLRYGYAAVGTVAAAGDAVDDDWLDRRVFAFNPHESHFCATPDELHTVPDDCSMAAASLLPNVETAVNFAMDGRPMVGERVVVFGQGLVGLLTTAVLSSFPLDELVTVDRIETRRDLSRAFGADESVPPDEVEDRFDPSGPSVDGDAPGRTSGGADLTFELSGNPEALNTAIGVTEYDGRVVVGSWYGTKPATLDLGGRFHRSRIRLENSQVSTLDPSLRGRWDSDRRLDVAWDRLAELDVERLLTHRVPVTEAARAYERLDTEPSDAVGILFTYRNP is encoded by the coding sequence ATGCCCACCCGAACCGTGACGTTCACGGCCCCGCGCGAAGTCCGCGTCACGGAGTCGCCGGTTCCCACCCCCGAGGCTGACGAACTGCTCGTCGAGACGGAGTACTCGGGCGTCAGCCCCGGGACGGAACTGCTCATCTACCGCGGAGAGGCCCCCAAGAGCCTCGACGCCGACGAGACCATCGGCGCGCTCGGCGGGTCGCTCGACTACCCGCTCCGGTACGGCTACGCCGCTGTGGGCACCGTCGCCGCCGCCGGCGACGCCGTCGACGACGACTGGCTGGATCGGCGCGTGTTCGCGTTCAACCCCCACGAGAGCCACTTCTGTGCCACGCCCGACGAACTCCACACGGTACCCGACGACTGCTCGATGGCGGCGGCGTCGCTGCTGCCGAACGTCGAGACGGCCGTCAACTTCGCCATGGACGGCCGCCCGATGGTCGGCGAGCGCGTCGTCGTCTTCGGACAGGGTCTGGTCGGTCTGCTGACGACCGCCGTGCTCTCGTCGTTCCCGCTCGACGAACTGGTCACCGTCGACAGAATCGAGACGCGACGCGACCTCTCGCGGGCGTTCGGTGCCGACGAGAGCGTCCCACCCGACGAGGTCGAAGACCGTTTCGACCCCTCGGGACCGTCGGTGGACGGCGACGCACCCGGACGCACCAGCGGCGGCGCGGACCTCACCTTCGAACTCTCGGGGAATCCGGAGGCGCTGAACACCGCCATCGGCGTGACGGAGTACGACGGTCGCGTCGTCGTCGGGTCGTGGTACGGGACGAAACCGGCGACGCTCGACCTGGGCGGCCGGTTTCACCGCAGTCGAATCCGACTCGAAAACAGCCAGGTGAGCACGCTCGACCCGTCGCTGCGCGGACGCTGGGACAGCGACCGACGGCTCGACGTGGCGTGGGACCGCCTCGCCGAACTCGACGTCGAGCGCCTGCTCACTCACCGCGTCCCCGTGACGGAGGCGGCGCGCGCCTACGAGCGACTCGACACGGAGCCGTCGGACGCCGTGGGAATTCTCTTTACGTACCGCAACCCGTAG
- a CDS encoding 6-pyruvoyl trahydropterin synthase family protein — MYSVTVRRSFIAQHFLTVPDPGPEGELHSHRFRVELRFEGPTLNEYGYLVDIDEVKAALTPVVDRYRDATLNDRPEFEGTNPSVERFARILCEAVLDEATLDGPERVRVTMWEDDEASAAYETAL, encoded by the coding sequence ATGTACTCGGTGACCGTCCGTCGCTCGTTCATCGCCCAGCACTTTCTGACGGTGCCCGACCCCGGTCCGGAGGGCGAACTCCACTCTCACCGCTTCCGCGTCGAACTGCGCTTCGAGGGGCCAACGTTGAACGAGTACGGCTATCTGGTCGACATCGACGAGGTGAAGGCGGCGTTGACGCCCGTCGTCGACCGCTACCGCGACGCGACGCTGAACGACCGACCCGAGTTCGAGGGGACGAACCCGAGCGTCGAGCGGTTCGCCCGTATCCTCTGTGAGGCGGTTCTCGACGAGGCGACGCTCGACGGACCCGAGCGCGTCCGCGTGACGATGTGGGAGGACGACGAGGCGTCGGCGGCCTACGAGACGGCGCTCTGA